In a single window of the Salvelinus namaycush isolate Seneca chromosome 6, SaNama_1.0, whole genome shotgun sequence genome:
- the LOC120049115 gene encoding putative ferric-chelate reductase 1, translating to MEGCAAPQRIIIVLLACYLRAVQCYSSGKVTGACDNMTPQHKKGAHQSPAPFSVTTDRFSFKEGDEIIVRLLAASTPFIGFMLQAREVGGSSPLGSFTVTSGEAQLLNCNGLPNSAVSHTSDSPKSSIQGIWRADISGNLNSIQFSASFVKDYSTFWVGVRSSPVTYNVAAAPSTNSKSISIPSTSSFASSSKLSNSSTGCGSTKVCFSQPLNCDPGVSPDCYFLSAMTSPGDTAIQLEMTGPSDGYIAIGFSDDQRMGNDDIYICGRDSGGLIQLQHAFSTGRKIPDILPLGNVSDVKSSVNNSIISCSFTTRNPISTQRSGGSSSLYYLMIVHGPSSTGTIGFHTGTFITDTKVDISSPQVVTSEKEPPIIKAHGSLMLISWMTTGSLGMIIARYLKGVAKGKHYFGKDVWFLAHVSLMTLTVAATIIAFILAFSEVGGWSGGAHPVLGCIVMILAFFQPIAAMFRCGPQHHWRFLFNWSHALNAVAIKLLAVAAIFTGLSYFDTSEDGWLLKVMGGFVGWEATMYILLELHMRWKLNDHAESASESTRMELLLLVLFFLGNIAFLVALLVGIGSS from the exons atggagggctgtgcggccccacaaagaa TTATCATTGTGTTATTGGCGTGTTATCTGCGTGCGGTGCAGTGCTACAGCTCCGGAAAGGTGACTGGGGCGTGTGACAATATGACACCGCAACACAAAAAAGGCGCGCATCAAAGTCCCGCTCCATTCTCTGTCACCACTGACCGGTTTAGCTTTAAGGAGGGCGATGAAATCATAG TCAGGCTCCTGGCAGCTTCCACTCCATTCATTGGGTTTATGTTACAAGCCAGAGAGGTTGGAGGAAGCAGTCCTCTGGGATCCTTCACTGTAACAAGTGGAGAAGCCCAGCTACTCAACTGCAACGGACTACCT AATTCTGCAGTTTCTCACACATCAGATTCACCTAAATCCTCCATCCAGGGAATATGGAGGGCCGACATATCAGGCAACCTCAACTCCATCCAATTCAG TGCATCCTTTGTAAAAGATTACTCCACCTTCTGGGTTGGAGTGAGAAGTTCTCCAGTTACATACAACGTTGCTGCTGCACCCTCAACTAACAGCAAATCCATATCCatcccctctacctcctccttcGCCTCATCCTCAAAA TTGTCCAACTCCAGCACTGGATGTGGCAGCACTAAGGTCTGTTTCAGCCAACCTCTGAACTGTGACCCTGGGGTCAGTCCAGACTGTTACTTCCTGTCTGCTATGACTTCTCCCGGTGATACAGCCATCCAGCTGGAGATGACTGGCCCTTCAGATGGCTACATCGCCATCGGCTTCTCAGATGACCAGAGGATG GGAAATGATGACATCTATATTTGTGGACGGGACAGTGGCGGGCTCATCCAATTGCAACACGCCTTTTCAACAGGAAGGAAGATACCGGACATACTTCCTCTG GGAAATGTTTCTGATGTTAAATCCTCAGTGAATAATAGTATCATTAGCTGTTCCTTTACGACTAGGAACCCCATTTCAACTCAGCGGTCCGGAGGGTCCAGTTCCCTCTACTATCTCATGATCGTTCACGGACCCTCCAGTACTG GGACAATCGGCTTTCACACTGGCACCTTCATCACTGACACTAAAGTGGATATTTCAAGTCCTCAAGTTGTTACAAGTGAAAAAGAGCCACCTATTATTAAAGCACATG GTTCCCTGATGTTGATATCGTGGATGACCACAGGTAGTTTGGGAATGATCATAGCCAGGTATCTGAAAGGTGTGGCCAAGGGGAAACATTATTTTGGGAAAGATGTTTGGTTTCTG GCGCACGTGTCTCTTATGACACTCACTGTTGCCGCCACCATCATCGCCTTCATTTTGGCCTTCTCAGAAGTTGGAGGCTGGAGTGGG GGAGCCCATCCTGTGTTGGGCTGCATCGTTATGATCCTGGCCTTCTTCCAGCCAATCGCTGCCATGTTCCGATGTGGACCTCAACATCACTG GCGATTCCTCTTCAATTGGTCGCATGCTTTGAATGCAGTGGCAATAAAACTTTTAGCTG TGGCAGCCATATTCACTGGGCTGTCGTATTTTGACACCTCTGAGGATGGTTGGCTTCTGAAGGTGATGGGGGGGTTTGTTGGATGGGAGGCAACGATGTACATCCTGCTAGAACTCCACATGCGCTGGAAGCTCAATG ATCATGCAGAGAGTGCTTCTGAATCG ACAAGAATGGAGTTGTTACTGCTGGTCTTGTTTTTCCTTGGAAATATAGCCTTTTTGGTGGCACTACTTGTTGGAATTGGCTCGTCATGA